In Limosilactobacillus sp. WILCCON 0051, a single window of DNA contains:
- a CDS encoding DNA-directed RNA polymerase subunit beta: MNSLAGHLVKYGKHRTRRSYSRIKEVLDLPNLIEIQTDSYNWFMEKGLREMFNDIMPIDDFQGKLSLEFVDYQLLEPKYTVDEAREHDANYSAPLHVTLRLTNHETGEIKSQDVFFGDFPLMTDQGTFIINGAERVIVSQLVRSPGVYYNEEDDKNGRPSYGATFIPNRGAWLEYETDAKGISYVRVDRTRKLPLTEMVRALGFGSDDEIIDMLGGNSEGLSATIDKDVHKNPEDSRVEEALKDIYERLRPGEPKTADSARNLLTARFFDPKRYDMAPVGRYKTNKKLMMKYRLLGQTLAETLADPETGEILANKGDVVTKEVLKNLEPALDNDDFKMVTYTPSDEAVVTAPVKLQKILVYSKNDPDRVVPIVANGHIPLELKHIQPADIIASINYFFNLQEGIGTTDDIDHLGNRRIRSVGELLQNQFRIGLARMERVVRERMSIQDINTVTPQQLINIRPVVASIKEFFGSSQLSQFMDQTNPLGELSHKRRLSALGPGGLTRDRAGYEVRDVHYTHYGRMCPIETPEGPNIGLINSLSSYARINEYGFIETPYHRVSWDTHKVTDKIDYLTADEEDNYIIAQANTKLNDDGSFADEEIMCRHKDDYVETTPENVDYMDISPKQVVSVASACIPFLENDDSNRALMGANMQRQAVPLINPHAPLIGTGIEYKAAHDSGVALVAKKAGTVEYVDAREIRVREEDGTLDTYKLMKFRRSNGGKNYNQRPIVKVGEHIDADDVLADGPSMEQGELALGQNPLIAFMTWQGYNFEDAIAINERLIKEDVYTSIHIESYESEARETKLGPEEMTSEIPNVGADALKNLDETGVIRVGAEVNDGDILVGKVTPKGMTELSAEERLLHAIFGEKSREVRDTSLRVPHGGGGIVQDVKVFTRENGDELAPGVNKMVRVYIAQKRKIQVGDKMAGRHGNKGTVSIVVPEEDMPYMPDGTPIDIMLSPMGVPSRMNIGQVIELHLGMAARKLGIHIATPVFDGATDEDVWEAVKEAGLPSDGKTILYDGRTGEPFEQRVSVGVMHYLKLAHMVDDKIHARSIGPYSLVTQQPLGGKAQFGGQRFGEMEVWALEAYGAAYTLQEILTYKSDDVVGRVNTYEAIINGDPIPKPGVPESFRVLVKELQSLGLDMKVLDSQNEEVQLKNMDEGVADIRKLARDGSDKHEEVKDEAKQD, from the coding sequence AGCCCGGGAACACGATGCAAACTACTCTGCACCGCTGCACGTTACCCTGCGCTTGACGAACCACGAAACTGGCGAAATCAAGTCCCAAGACGTGTTCTTCGGCGACTTCCCACTGATGACGGACCAAGGTACCTTTATTATCAATGGTGCGGAACGAGTAATCGTTTCTCAACTGGTTCGTTCTCCTGGCGTTTACTACAATGAAGAAGATGACAAAAACGGCCGGCCAAGCTATGGTGCCACTTTTATTCCAAACCGTGGTGCCTGGCTGGAATACGAAACCGATGCAAAGGGAATCTCCTACGTACGGGTTGACCGGACACGGAAACTGCCTTTGACTGAAATGGTGCGCGCGCTGGGCTTTGGCTCTGACGATGAGATCATCGACATGCTGGGCGGCAACAGTGAAGGCCTGTCTGCTACGATTGATAAAGACGTGCACAAGAACCCTGAAGACTCACGAGTTGAAGAAGCCTTAAAGGACATCTACGAACGCTTGCGTCCAGGTGAGCCTAAGACGGCTGACTCAGCACGGAATCTGCTGACGGCTCGCTTCTTTGATCCAAAGCGCTACGACATGGCACCGGTTGGCCGTTACAAGACCAACAAGAAACTGATGATGAAGTACCGGCTGCTGGGTCAAACGCTGGCTGAAACGCTGGCAGATCCGGAAACTGGTGAAATCCTGGCCAACAAGGGCGATGTAGTTACCAAAGAAGTATTGAAGAATTTGGAACCAGCCCTGGACAACGATGACTTCAAGATGGTTACCTACACGCCATCTGATGAAGCTGTTGTTACGGCACCGGTTAAGCTGCAAAAGATCCTGGTTTACTCCAAGAATGATCCTGACCGTGTTGTGCCAATCGTTGCCAACGGTCACATTCCTTTGGAGCTTAAGCACATTCAGCCAGCTGACATCATCGCGTCCATCAACTACTTCTTCAACCTGCAAGAAGGCATTGGCACGACTGATGACATCGACCACTTGGGTAACCGGCGAATTCGTTCCGTAGGTGAACTGCTGCAGAACCAATTCCGGATCGGCTTGGCTCGGATGGAACGTGTGGTTCGTGAACGGATGTCGATTCAAGACATTAACACGGTTACGCCACAGCAGCTGATCAACATTCGGCCAGTGGTTGCCTCAATTAAGGAATTCTTTGGTTCTTCACAGCTTTCTCAATTCATGGACCAAACCAACCCACTGGGCGAACTTTCGCACAAGCGGCGTCTGTCTGCCCTGGGTCCTGGTGGTTTGACTCGTGACCGGGCCGGCTATGAAGTTCGTGACGTTCACTATACTCACTACGGCCGGATGTGCCCAATTGAAACGCCTGAAGGTCCTAACATCGGTCTGATCAACTCACTGTCATCCTATGCTCGGATCAATGAATATGGCTTTATCGAAACGCCATACCACCGTGTTTCATGGGATACGCACAAGGTTACCGACAAAATCGACTACCTGACTGCTGATGAAGAAGATAATTACATCATTGCTCAGGCCAACACCAAGCTTAACGATGACGGCTCATTTGCTGATGAAGAAATCATGTGCCGTCATAAGGATGACTATGTTGAAACGACTCCTGAAAACGTCGACTACATGGATATCTCGCCTAAGCAGGTTGTTTCCGTTGCCTCAGCATGTATTCCTTTCCTGGAAAACGATGACTCCAACCGTGCCTTGATGGGTGCCAACATGCAGCGTCAAGCGGTTCCTTTGATCAACCCTCATGCACCGCTGATTGGTACTGGGATTGAATACAAAGCCGCTCATGACTCTGGGGTTGCCTTGGTTGCCAAGAAGGCTGGTACGGTTGAATACGTCGATGCTCGTGAAATTCGCGTTCGTGAAGAAGATGGCACGCTTGACACCTACAAGCTGATGAAATTCCGTCGTTCCAACGGTGGTAAGAACTACAACCAGCGTCCAATCGTCAAGGTCGGTGAACATATCGATGCTGATGACGTTTTGGCTGATGGTCCATCAATGGAACAAGGTGAACTGGCGCTGGGGCAAAACCCATTGATCGCCTTTATGACTTGGCAAGGCTACAACTTTGAAGATGCCATTGCCATCAATGAACGCTTGATCAAAGAAGACGTCTACACTTCAATTCACATTGAATCATATGAATCTGAAGCTCGTGAAACCAAGCTTGGACCTGAAGAAATGACCAGCGAGATCCCTAACGTTGGTGCCGATGCCTTGAAGAATCTGGACGAAACCGGTGTTATTCGTGTTGGTGCTGAAGTTAACGATGGTGACATTCTGGTTGGTAAGGTTACGCCAAAGGGAATGACTGAGCTGTCAGCTGAAGAACGGCTGCTGCACGCCATCTTTGGTGAAAAGTCGCGTGAGGTTCGTGATACGTCGCTGCGGGTACCACACGGCGGTGGCGGTATCGTTCAAGACGTTAAGGTATTTACGCGTGAAAACGGTGATGAGCTGGCTCCTGGTGTCAACAAGATGGTTCGGGTCTACATTGCTCAAAAGCGTAAGATCCAAGTCGGTGACAAGATGGCCGGCCGACACGGTAACAAGGGTACGGTTTCAATCGTGGTACCAGAAGAAGACATGCCATATATGCCAGATGGTACGCCAATCGATATCATGCTGAGTCCAATGGGTGTGCCTTCCCGTATGAACATTGGTCAAGTTATCGAACTGCACCTGGGGATGGCTGCTCGCAAGCTGGGTATCCACATTGCTACGCCAGTCTTTGATGGGGCAACCGATGAAGACGTTTGGGAAGCAGTTAAGGAAGCCGGACTGCCATCTGATGGTAAGACGATTCTTTACGATGGCCGCACGGGTGAACCATTTGAACAACGAGTTTCCGTTGGTGTCATGCACTATCTGAAGCTGGCACACATGGTTGACGACAAGATTCACGCTCGTTCAATTGGACCTTACTCACTGGTTACGCAACAGCCATTGGGTGGTAAGGCACAATTTGGTGGTCAGCGTTTCGGTGAAATGGAAGTCTGGGCCCTCGAAGCCTATGGTGCTGCCTACACGCTGCAAGAAATCTTGACTTACAAGTCCGATGACGTTGTTGGTCGTGTCAACACCTACGAAGCCATCATCAATGGTGACCCAATTCCAAAGCCAGGTGTTCCTGAATCCTTCCGCGTGCTGGTTAAGGAACTGCAATCCCTTGGTCTGGATATGAAGGTGCTTGACAGTCAAAACGAAGAAGTTCAACTTAAGAACATGGATGAAGGCGTGGCCGACATCCGCAAGCTGGCTCGCGATGGCAGCGACAAGCACGAAGAAGTCAAAGACGAAGCAAAACAAGACTAG